The Candidatus Thermoplasmatota archaeon DNA window AAACTTGCCTGCAGCCTCGGCGAGCGGCACAGGAATGGTAGCTGGAGGAAATATTCTGCCATCAGGTAAAACAATGGCATCTTTTTTTCTTCCCTCCAGATTTTTTAGTAGGGGTGTATGCATGCCGCAATTGCAGTAGTGGTTTTCTAAAGATGCAATATCATTGAGCCCTGTATATCTTATTATCGGTGTCCCGCCCCGATATAGCCTGGTTACAACGACATTTCCAAACTCATTTCCAGATACAGATTCTCCATTTTTACCAAGAACCTCTACATGAACAAAATCGCTGTTGATATGAAAATTTCCGCTGAGACATTCAAAGGCTATAGACCCCCCTTCAGTTGTGGCATAAAGATTTAATACAGGAACCCCGAAAGCTTCCTGGATATATCTTCTCGAATAGCTGTCCAGAATATCTCCACTAGATATTATATACTCAGGATTGAGCTTTTTGCCCAGCCCATTCATTTTCAGCGAGGCGATGCCCGTTAAAACGCTCGTGTAGCCGATGATCAACTGTGGATCAAACTTGCTCATCCTTTCCAGCAGGGATCGAGCTTCTTCACCCGTATAGAGATTTTGGTAGTTGTTAAGCGAAAAGAAGGCAGAAAGATTTCCAAGAAGGCCCTTCTTGAGGCATTCTTCATCCGTAGTTGTAGGAATAGAAAAGTCGCCAATATTTGTTATCCTCGTCTTTCTCCAGTTCATGCCATAGGCTTTAAGTTGCCTTACGGCGGCAAGCGCCTCTGTCGTTATATATTCCATGTCCTTATACATAGACATAGGTCTTCCAGAAGAACCTGATGTCCCCACAAGGTATGCGTTGTTTTTGTTGTAACCCAGAGGGACTATCTGGTCAGGAAAACCCTGTATTAAATCCTCTTTTGTAATTAATGGCAACTTATGTAAATCTTCTATTCCGTGAATGTCATCCAGATGTATTCCTGCTTCCTGATATTTACGGCGATAGAGAGGAACGCGATATGCATATCTGAGCGTTCTTATTAAAACTTTATCTTGGTATCTTTTAATTTCATCGGGTTTCTTTTTCCATGCCCTGTCTATATCAGTAAGATATCGTTTTATAATTCTTACTGCAAACAGAGGATTCAGGAAAGGATTCATTTTCTCTCCTACAATGTCTCATAAATTTTATACTTTTCGTTTGGAATCTAAGAGATGCATTTCCTTTAACTATATACGTGGTATACTTGGGGGGGGGTAAAAAATTAAATAGGAATGCCGATGTTATCTCGTGAGTATTTACGTACTGGCAAAATACCCATTTCTGAAAGAAGCCAAGGAATTTGTTAAAAATGAAAAGGTGAGCGCCGAAGAGATACTCCACGACCCGCTCTATGAGAGAGCAAGGGCCATAGGCATCCAAAGAGTTGATGATGCCCTCGAAAAAGGAATAGTGAACGACTACCCACTACTGGGAGAGACAGATGCCCTAATAAATATTTTTTCCTATCCAATAGCCAGGATGATCGTGGCCAGCGTTGAAAGTGACTATTTGAGGAGCAGATATTCGCTGGCAGAAGCAAAGAGAGCATATCTGAATTTAAGAAAAGAGGAGGAAACTTTTGTTGTAAACATTGCAAAAGAATTCGGCATAACTATAACCGACGAACTAAAAATGTATTTCATCGATTATTTAAAAAATGCCCCGACCTGGAGCGATAAATGGAAACTTGTTAATATGCCCCTCCAAAAAGGATTGGTGGAGTTGAAGAAGGGGGAACTGGCAAGACTCCTGCAGGAAAATCTGCGGAATAAAATATACACCGAAGTTATACATCTTCGCCCCTCTCCAGAAGCGAAAAAAGTGTTCGGTGAGGAAGTTATGAAGATAAAAAATATATTGCAGAGAAAAGAAACGGAAGGGAAGGTTGACATAGGAAAAGCAAGCATTTCCAAATTTCCGCCCTGTATGAGGCAAATCCTTGCAGCCGCTCAATCCGGAATAAATGTTCCCCATGTCGGAAGATTTACCCTTGTTACGTTCCTTCATTCCGTAGGTATGGAAATGCATGAAATTCTTCAGATTTTCAGCAAATCCCCAGATTATAATGAAGAAAGAACCCGCTACCAGATTGAACATATAACTGGAAAAGTTTCCGGTACAGAGTATAATACCCCAAGCTGCTCCTCGATAAAGACATGGGGTCTCTGTCCGGTTGAAAAAATGGATGGCCTATGCAGGAGGATAAGCCATCCTCTTGCCTATTATAGAGATAAATGGAGGAAGAAAAAATGAATGATTTTTTGAAGAGAAAATTTCAATCATATTATACCAGCCCTCAAATATCATTCCCAAAAAGATTTTCACGCCGCGAATATGCATTTCTTTTTTTTGGTGGAAAGCAGATGATCAGACACCTATCATTTAAAACGAGAGACGAAATTTTAACTTTTTTGAGAAGAAGGGGGCCATCCCACGTATATTACTCATCAGCATATTACGAAAGGCCTGATGCACCGACCATGCGGGAGAAAGAATGGATGGGTGCAGATCTTATATTTGACTTGGATGCCGATCATCTGCCTGGAGCAGAGAGGATGAGATATGAGGAAATGCTAAGAGCCGTTAAAGATGAACTAAAAAAATTGCTTTCTTTTCTAGTGGATGATTTTGGTTTCGAGGAGGATAACCTTTCATTATACTTCAGCGGGGGAAGAGGCTATCATTGTCATGTGACACATCCGAAAGTTTTTCATCTCAGAAGCCAGGAAAGGCGAGAGATAGTTGACCATATAACGGGAAGAGGGCTGGATTCAAAAAGCATATTTAGAGAGAGGGTAGTGGAAACAAAAAAATATGGAGAAAAAGTAATACCGCTCACTCGCCTTGAAATGCCAAAGCCAGACGAGCCTGGATGGCGGGGAAGAATAAGCAGAACAATTATTGGTATAGTAAAAGAAATTCGAGAAGGAGAAAGAAAGGAAAGCATAGACAAATTGAAATCTTATGGTTTAAGTGCAAACAAAGCGGAACGAGTGATAGATAGTTTATCCGATGCCAGAATAAAAAGGATAGAAGAAGGTTTACTGGACCAGTCCTCGGAGATAAAAAAATTCTTCTTG harbors:
- a CDS encoding DNA primase large subunit PriL, whose translation is MSIYVLAKYPFLKEAKEFVKNEKVSAEEILHDPLYERARAIGIQRVDDALEKGIVNDYPLLGETDALINIFSYPIARMIVASVESDYLRSRYSLAEAKRAYLNLRKEEETFVVNIAKEFGITITDELKMYFIDYLKNAPTWSDKWKLVNMPLQKGLVELKKGELARLLQENLRNKIYTEVIHLRPSPEAKKVFGEEVMKIKNILQRKETEGKVDIGKASISKFPPCMRQILAAAQSGINVPHVGRFTLVTFLHSVGMEMHEILQIFSKSPDYNEERTRYQIEHITGKVSGTEYNTPSCSSIKTWGLCPVEKMDGLCRRISHPLAYYRDKWRKKK
- the priS gene encoding DNA primase catalytic subunit PriS; the protein is MNDFLKRKFQSYYTSPQISFPKRFSRREYAFLFFGGKQMIRHLSFKTRDEILTFLRRRGPSHVYYSSAYYERPDAPTMREKEWMGADLIFDLDADHLPGAERMRYEEMLRAVKDELKKLLSFLVDDFGFEEDNLSLYFSGGRGYHCHVTHPKVFHLRSQERREIVDHITGRGLDSKSIFRERVVETKKYGEKVIPLTRLEMPKPDEPGWRGRISRTIIGIVKEIREGERKESIDKLKSYGLSANKAERVIDSLSDARIKRIEEGLLDQSSEIKKFFLRSAIEKSAVSLSTGSPDEPVTADVKRLIRLPGSLHGKTGLKVQAVKMDEIDEFNPLNDAVVFGEDSIKIEITKPVNIKMKGENFNLPIGEAEVPEYLAVFLIGRGMATF